In Mytilus edulis chromosome 7, xbMytEdul2.2, whole genome shotgun sequence, a single genomic region encodes these proteins:
- the LOC139481258 gene encoding ATP-dependent DNA helicase Q1-like, which produces MDVYRKELADTKQELDTISIEIDSLLQRQASLQQRKTELDSILRQSSAKSDDNDKKWDKQDFEWSNNLLAKMGSVFNIQTLRPMQLQTMNVTMSCKDCMLIMPTGGGKSLCFQLPALLSKGITLVVSPLVSLMEDQIMALERFGIDATKLDASASKEKVKAVQEAMLDKSASLKLLYVTPEKLAKSKRFMAKLEKMYQAGRFSRLVIDEVHCCSQWGHDFRPDYKFLGIMKRQFPEVPILGLTATATTKVLEDVKKILNIPNCHLFKASFNRPNLFYEVKAKPSAFKETISEMVELIDKRFRNQSGIVYCFTQKESEEVTRELRQQGIKTGCYHASIPAKQKSQIHEMWLADKILVIVATVAFGMGIDKPNVRFVIHHSISKSMENLYQESGRAGRDEQRSDCIVYYRFADVFKQSTMVFTEQTGLDNVYGVMSYCLDISKCRRASIARHFGELWDKSQCNKMCDHCNKDTEGEKRDVTKLGLNVLTILDQASATDQRITALKLLDAWEGKGAGSLKVRGLDPPKVSRDKLERIIGHMLLQGFIREDFHFTPYSTISYLVAGAKANLLKSESAKLAVEFLNKRKSLPTQNSNTDNSPSSQSDHKPLAKQNDTKPKLVVINSENSKFSNFTGTSTNQSSQDENDFTKTKKSGKLKRKKPVIDDSDSDDLDFGEEFKRKPAMKKKSSRDTSSSKSERISGSHSNNCSNSESLNGNLCESNEAESGDDSDVIIENVKKSKAIMIDSE; this is translated from the exons ATGGATG TTTACAGGAAGGAATTGGCAGACACAAAACAAGAACTAGATACCATCAGTATAGAGATCGACAGTCTTTTACAACGTCAGGCTTCTTTACAACAACGTAAAACTGAATTAGACTCCATTCTAAGACAAAGTAGTGCAAAATCAGATGATAATGATAAGAAATGGGATAAACAAG attttgaaTGGAGTAATAATCTATTGGCTAAGATGGGATCAGTCTTTAACATACAGACTTTACGACCCATGCAGTTACAGACCATGAATGTGACAATGTCTTGTAAAGATTGTATGTTGATAATGCCGACAGGGGGAGGGAAAAGTTTATGTTTCCAATTACCAGCCCTCTTGTCCAAGG GTATTACCTTAGTTGTCTCTCCTTTAGTCTCTTTAATGGAGGATCAGATAATGGCATTGGAAAGATTTGGAATTGATGCTACAAAACTAGATGCCTCAGCTAGCAAAGAAAAGGTCAAGGCTGTTCAAGAGGCTATGTTGGACAAAAGTGCTAGTCTCAAACTGTTATATGTCACACCAGAAAAACTGGCAAAAAGTAAAAGATTTATGGCAAAATTGGAGAAAATGTACCAGGCAGGGAGGTTTTCTCGACTAGTGATCGATGAAGTCCATTGTTGTTCACAGTGGGGACATGATTTCCGTCCAG ATTACAAGTTTTTAGGTATAATGAAGCGACAGTTTCCAGAAGTTCCCATTCTTGGTTTAACAGCAACAGCTACTACTAAAGTGTTGGAGGATGTcaagaaaatattaaatattcCTAACTGTCATCTGTTTAAAGCTTCATTCAACAGACCAAATCTATTTTATGAG GTAAAAGCTAAACCATCAGCATTTAAAGAAACAATATCAGAGATGGTTGAATTAATTGATAAAAGATTTAGAAACCAATCAG GTATTGTGTACTGTTTTACACAAAAAGAATCAGAAGAGGTTACAAGAGAGCTGAGACAACAAGGAATAAAGACAGGGTGTTACCATGCCAGCATACCAGCTAAACAAAAAAGTCAGATTCATGAGATGTGGTTGGCAGATAAAATTTTG GTTATTGTGGCAACTGTTGCCTTTGGCATGGGAATAGACAAACCAAATGTCAGATTTGTTATTCATCATTCTATCAGTAAATCTATGGAGAATTTATACCAAGAAAGTGGACGAGCAGGGCGAGACGAACAGAGATCAGATTGTATCGTATACTACAGATTTGCTGATGTGTTTAAACAAAGTACTATGGTATTCACAGAACAGACTGGTTTAGACAATGTCTATGGTGTTATGTCATACTGTTTAGACATATCTAA ATGTAGAAGAGCATCAATAGCTAGACATTTCGGAGAGTTGTGGGATAAATCACAGTGTAATAAGATGTGTGACCATTGTAATAAAGACACAGAAG GGGAAAAGAGAGATGTTACAAAATTaggattaaatgttttaacaatattaGACCAAGCATCTGCAACAGATCAAAGGATAACTGCATTGAAACTGTTAGATGCCTGGGAGGGTAAAGGGGCAGGCTCACTAAAAGTCAGAGGATTGGACCCTCCTAAGGTGTCCAGAGACAAGCTTGAGAGAATTATTGGTCACATGTTATTACAAGGTTTTATAAGAGAAGATTTTCATTTCACACCATACAGCACAATAAGTTATCTTGTTGCAG gGGCAAAGGCGAACTTGTTAAAAAGTGAATCAGCAAAATTAGCAGTTGAGTTTCTCAATAAAAGAAAATCACTACCAACTCAGAATTCCAACACAGACAATTCACCCTCATCACAGAGTGATCATAAACCTCTAGCCAAACAGAATGATACAAAACCAAAACTTGTTGTTATAAACTCAGAAAATTCAAAGTTCTCAAACTTTACTGGAACTTCCACTAATCAGAGTAGTCAAGATGAAAATGACTTTACAAAGACAAAAAAGTCAGGCAAATTAAAAAGGAAGAAGCCAGTGATAGATGACTCTGATAGTGATGATTTGGACTTTGGAgaagaatttaaaagaaaacctGCTATGAAAAAGAAATCCTCTCGGGATACAAGTTCTTCAAAATCTGAACGTATTAGTGGCAGTCACAGTAACAATTGTTCAAATTCAGAATCTCTTAATGGGAACCTTTGTGAATCTAATGAAGCAGAATCAGGGGACGATTCAGATGTTATAATTGAAAATGTTAAGAAATCAAAAGCTATTATGATTGATTCTGagtga